From Scleropages formosus chromosome 1, fSclFor1.1, whole genome shotgun sequence, a single genomic window includes:
- the batf3 gene encoding basic leucine zipper transcriptional factor ATF-like 3, translated as MSAGARPTDCLRGNAGGLHALQGCESSEDDERKQKRREKNRVAAQRSRKKQTQRADQLHEEYECLEQENLLLRKEVQMLTEEQRHLMEVLKAHEPLCPIVHCSANLTSHPRAQVLAGGLLR; from the exons ATGTCGGCCGGCGCGCGACCCACCGACTGCCTGCGCGGGAACGCCGGCGGCTTGCACGCGCTGCAGGGGTGCGAG AGCTCTGAGGATGATGAGAGGAagcagaagaggagggagaagaaCAGAGTCGCCGCGCAGAGGAGTCGCAAAAAGCAGACGCAGCGGGCGGACCAGCTGCACGAG GAGTACGAGTGCTTGGAGCAGGAGAACCTGCTGCTGAGGAAGGAGGTGCAGATGCTCACCGAGGAGCAGAGGCATCTCATGGAGGTTCTCAAAGCCCACGAGCCTCTCTGTCCCATCGTGCACTGCTCCGCCAACCTGACATCGCACCCGAGGGCACAGGTCCTCGCTGGGGGTCTGCTCAGGTAG
- the nsl1 gene encoding kinetochore-associated protein NSL1 homolog, whose amino-acid sequence MAVNVEVERAGVSNNEEMGEEQDYRVKIKSKAFVREQLHKCNELLRNILDEQSSICDETKRRLLKDVLESFERGVQENVVVNGESWEEAADGEEQDAGGFVSAPDCKALDDMLDENILETTLKRSRYPKKILPYVVRSLKAQRETMSLYEQAIKPQKTMKDPIQGAIMSDLSESAPRIIRQSASVMKALQSLQQKAEGLRQVMALKPSAESLEVHRDVFGRPSDTEGRPALKRPAKETELSGAYVLKPKRSSTQEENEDPQKNS is encoded by the exons ATGGCGGTGAATGTAGAAGTAGAGAGGGCTGGTGTATCTAACAATGAGGAGATGGGAGAAGAACAAGATTACAGAGTCAAGATAAAGTCGAAGGCTTTTGTTCGCGAACAACTTCACAAGTGTAACGAATTGCTGAGAAATATTTTAGATGAACAGTCATCGATATGTGATGAGACTAAGCGGCGGTTATTGAAAGACGTTTTGGAG agCTTCGAAAGAGGCGTCCAGGAGAACGTGGTTGTGAACGGGGAGTCGTGGGAAGAGGCCGCTGATGGGGAGGAGCAGGACGCTGGAGGTTTTGTCTCCGCTCCAG ATTGCAAGGCACTGGATGACATGCTGGATGAAAATATCCTGGAAACCACCCTGAAACGCAGCCGCTACCCAAAAAAGATACTTCCCTATGTTGTTCGGTCTTTGAAAGCACAACGTGAAACCatg AGTTTGTATGAGCAGGCAATCAAGCCACAAAAGACGATGAAGGAtccaattcaag GTGCCATTATGAGTGATCTCTCCGAGTCTGCACCCAGGATCATCAGACAGTCTGCGTCTGTTATGAAG GCCCTGCAGAGCCTGCAGCAGAAGGCCGAAGGCCTGCGCCAGGTCATGGCCTTGAAACCCTCTGCGGAGTCCCTGGAGGTGCACAGGGACGTTTTCGGCAGGCCATCCGACACGGAGGGCAGGCCCGCCCTGAAGAGGCCAGCAAAGGAGACGGAGCTGAGCGGCGCCTATGTTCTGAAACCAAAGAGATCATCCACTCAGGAGGAGAATGAGGATCCTCAAAAAAACTCTTAA
- the LOC108928484 gene encoding myosin regulatory light chain 2, skeletal muscle isoform-like encodes MAPKRRSAQSSSTVTSIFDQSKIQEMKEAFMVIDQDRDDVISKGDLIDTYAAMGCLNVPREVLDAMMNESKGPINFTTFLTMFGKRLKGLDPEDVTTAAFKTLDPEGKGTIKKDYLENLLQTQCNRFSDDEMKNMWAVFPPDLGGNIDYRNISYIITHGKEKGE; translated from the coding sequence ATGGCCCCCAAAAGGCGATCTGCCCAATCCTCCAGCACCGTCACCTCCATCTTCGACCAGAGCAAGATCCAGGAGATGAAGGAGGCCTTCATGGTCATCGACCAGGACCGAGATGACGTCATAAGCAAAGGGGACCTGATCGACACCTATGCTGCCATGGGCTGCCTGAACGTGCCGAGGGAAGTGCTGgatgccatgatgaacgagtcCAAGGGGCCTATCAACTTCACCACCTTCCTCACCATGTTCGGCAAGCGCCTGAAGGGCTTAGACCCCGAGGATGTCACCACCGCCGCCTTCAAGACCCTGGACCCGGAGGGCAAGGGCACCATCAAGAAGGATTACTTGGAAAACCTTCTCCAAACACAGTGCAACCGCTTCTCAGATGATGAGATGAAGAACATGTGGGCTGTCTTCCCGCCAGACTTGGGAGGAAACATCGACTACAGGAACATCAGCTACATCATCACCCATGGCAAGGAAAAGGGGGAGTGA
- the flvcr1 gene encoding choline/ethanolamine transporter FLVCR1: MVAGELLQEPPRCGSAHDGTGSEPRRALEDHDRFPQVQDGGQYSELSDGAVRVTGVLEPRASEREAPVTPDEEQAMLHGGQKPPQTRLYLRRFAVLAVFSLYSLVNAFQWIQYSIITNIFTFYYQVSSDKVDWLSVVYMVAYIPLIFPATWLLDQKGLKITALLGSGLTCVGAWLKCASVGPHLFWVTMAAQVICSVGQVFILGLPSRIASVWFGPKEVSTACAMAVLGNQMGVAIGFLLPPLLVPNTPHDKELMGRNISVMFYGTAAVSTLLFLLTTFVIKDRPPQPPSISQAVLPDGPLEDYSYKQSIVNLFKNKAFVLLFISYGVITGSFYSVSTLLNQMILSHYEGQEVNAGRIGLTLVVAGMVGSIICGLWLDYTKTYKMTTLIVYILSFIGMLVFTFTLDLGNIYVVFVTAGALGFFMTGYLPLGFEFGVEITYPESEGTSSGLLNASAQLFGIIFTLIQGRLTTDRGPLAGNLFLCAWIFVGITLTALIKSELKRHNMNRSTDGKALQAVPTECPPSENPSNGCVSGSSFPDSPHETSL; this comes from the exons ATGGTGGCCGGAGAGCTCCTACAGGAGCCTCCGCGGTGCGGGAGCGCGCACGACGGGACCGGCTCGGAGCCCCGGCGGGCGCTGGAGGACCACGACCGCTTCCCCCAGGTCCAGGACGGCGGTCAGTACTCGGAGCTGTCCGACGGAGCGGTGCGGGTGACCGGCGTGCTGGAGCCCAGGGCTTCTGAGCGGGAGGCCCCGGTGACCCCGGATGAGGAGCAAGCGATGCTCCATGGGGGGCAGAAGCCCCCGCAGACCAGACTGTACCTGCGGCGCTTTGCGGTGCTCGCCGTGTTCAGCCTCTACTCCCTGGTCAACGCCTTCCAGTGGATCCAGTACAGCATCATCACCAACATCTTCACCTTCTACTACCAGGTGTCCAGCGACAAGGTCGACTGGCTCTCCGTGGTCTACATGGTGGCCTACATCCCCCTCATCTTCCCGGCCACCTGGCTCCTGGACCAGAAGGGCCTCAAGATCACGGCTCTCCTGGGGTCGGGGCTCACCTGCGTGGGGGCGTGGCTGAAGTGTGCCAGCGTGGGGCCTCACCTCTTCTGGGTCACCATGGCAGCGCAGGTCATCTGCTCCGTGGGCCAGGTCTTCATCCTGGGTCTGCCCTCCAGGATCGCCTCCGTGTGGTTCGGACCCAAGGAGGTGTCCACGGCGTGCGCCATGGCCGTGCTGGGCAACCAG ATGGGCGTGGCCATAGGCTTCCTCCTGCCGCCGCTCCTAGTGCCGAACACCCCGCATGACAAAGAGCTCATGGGCCGCAACATCAGCGTGATGTTTTACGGGACTGCCGCGGTTTCCACGCTTCTCTTTCTTTTGACCACGTTTG TTATTAAGGACagacccccccagccccctagCATCTCCCAGGCGGTGCTCCCCGACGGACCCCTTGAAGATTACTCTTACAAGCAGTCAATCGTGAACCTCTTCAAGAACAAGGCCTTCGTCCTGCTTTTCATCAGCTACG GTGTCATTACAGGTTCTTTCTACTCCGTGTCGACGCTGCTCAACCAGATGATCCTGTCACATTATGAG GGTCAGGAGGTGAATGCGGGCAGGATTGGTTTAACCTTGGTGGTGGCCGGCATGGTGGGCTCCATAATCTGTGGGCTGTGGCTGGATTACACTAAAACGTACAA AATGACCACCCTCATAGTCTATATCCTGTCCTTCATCGGTATGCTGGTCTTCACCTTCACCCTGGACCTGGGCAACATCTACGTGGTCTTCGTCACGGCCGGAGCGCTGGG gtttttcATGACCGGGTACCTGCCTTTGGGGTTCGAGTTTGGGGTGGAGATTACATACCCTGAGTCAGAAGGGACATCGTCGGGCCTTCTCAATGCTTCGGCGCAG CTGTTTGGGATCATTTTCACCTTGATCCAAGGGAGGCTCACGACGGACCGCGGCCCCCTGGCTGGCAACCTCTTCCTCTGTGCCTGGATCTTTGTCGGGATCACTCTAACGG CCTTAATAAAATCCGAGCTGAAAAGACACAACATGAACAGAAGCACAGACGGGAAAGCTCTGCAAGCA GTCCCCACCGAGTGCCCCCCCTCGGAAAATCCTTCCAATGGCTGTGTGTCGGGCTCCTCGTTCCCGGACTCTCCCCACGAGACATCCCTGTAG
- the tatdn3 gene encoding putative deoxyribonuclease tatdn3, with product MDGGYVDCHCHISATEFNEDIDHVITRTREAGVRALISVTEEVSEFARVIQLSKVYPGLVAPCLGVHPVQRSGSQEQRSVTIKDLEPALPLFQKYKGDIVAIGEIGLDFTPWYATSSQQREEQQAVFIKQLQISKEMDLPVNVHSRSAAKVTIGVLKEHGVGRALLHNFAGKPSVAMEGVQAGCFFSFPPAVCRNEQRAKLIKQIPLEYICLETDSPALGPDKYVRNEPENISLACKYIARVKGIAEEKVMEATALNAFRLFPRIKMLDQQTDYSN from the exons ATGGACGGCGGATATGTAGACTGTCACTGTCACATTTCAGCTACCGAATTTAACGAG gacATAGACCATGTGATTACGAGAACCAGAGAG gcTGGAGTGAGGGCTTTAATCTCAGTGACGGAGGAAGTCAGTGAGTTTGCGAGAGTGATCCAGCTGTCCAAGGT ttatccAGGCCTGGTGGCACCATGTCTGGGAGTTCATCCTGTTCAGCGCTCAGGCTCTCAGGAGCAGCGCAGTGTGACAATAAAG GACCTGGAACCTGCATTGCCTTTATTTCAAAAGTACAAAGGTGACATTGTGGCCATCGGCGAG ATTGGTCTTGACTTCACACCATGGTATGCAACCAGTTCACAGCAACGCGAGGAGCAGCAGGCAGTCTTcataaaacaattacaaatatcCAAGGAAATGGATTTACCAGT aaatgttCATTCACGATCAGCAGCGAAGGTCACCATCGGGGTCCTTAAGGAGCACG GGGTTGGCCGTGCACTGCTGCACAACTTTGCAGGAAAACCATCGGTGGCCATGGAGGGGGTCCAAGCTGgttgtttcttctcttttcctcctgctgtctgcAGGAACGAACAG AGAGCCAAGCTGATCAAACAGATCCCCCTGGAGTACATCTGCCTGGAGACAGACTCTCCTGCTCTTGGACCAGACAAATAT GTCCGAAATGAGCCCGAGAACATCAGTCTTGCTTGCAAGTACATTGCACGAGTGAAAGGAATTGCAGAAGAAAAGGTCATGGAAGCAACGGCTCTAAATGCCTTCCGCCTCTTCCCAAGAATCAAGATGTTAGACCAGCAAACTGACTATAGCAATTGA